In one Nocardioides sp. NBC_00368 genomic region, the following are encoded:
- a CDS encoding ABC transporter substrate-binding protein yields MLTACGTGGLGAGGTSAGEHSITVLMVNNPQMLELQELTEEHFTEKTGIEVNFVVKVEQDMRDTASTEFANQSGIYDVATLSNFEIPYYAEAGWISDMESIANDPEFDQDDILPPMTEALSANGKVYGQPFYGESSFLMYRKDLFAKHGIEMPAEPTWEQVAGFAAKINEAEPDMRGICLRGLAGWGDNLASITTVVNTMGGTWFDEDWNAQVNKGGFKKAANFYVDLVREHGEAGAATFSFPQCLNAMQQGKVAMWYDATSGAGSLEAAESPVKGKVGYVAAPHDQTQNAGWLYTWAWAIQKASRHQEDAKEFVAWASSKEYEELVMADTEHDTGGPTNVPAGKRASTYENPEYLEVAGSFATPTMNAIKNAQADNPGVQKRPYNGIQFVGVPSFTDFGTECAKQLSSAISGSKTTDAALDRCQSLAQEYGDVQKEKQ; encoded by the coding sequence ATGTTGACGGCATGCGGCACCGGCGGCCTGGGCGCCGGCGGGACGAGCGCGGGTGAGCACAGCATCACGGTGCTGATGGTCAACAACCCCCAGATGCTCGAGCTCCAGGAGCTCACCGAGGAGCACTTCACCGAGAAGACCGGGATCGAGGTGAACTTCGTGGTCAAGGTCGAGCAGGACATGCGCGACACCGCGAGCACCGAGTTCGCCAACCAGTCCGGCATCTATGACGTGGCGACGCTGTCCAACTTCGAGATCCCCTACTACGCCGAAGCCGGCTGGATCTCGGACATGGAGAGCATCGCGAACGACCCCGAGTTCGACCAGGACGACATCCTGCCGCCGATGACAGAGGCGCTCTCGGCCAACGGCAAGGTCTACGGCCAGCCGTTCTACGGCGAGTCGTCGTTCCTGATGTACCGCAAGGACCTGTTCGCGAAGCACGGCATCGAGATGCCGGCCGAACCGACCTGGGAGCAGGTCGCCGGCTTCGCCGCGAAGATCAACGAGGCCGAGCCGGACATGCGTGGAATCTGCCTGCGCGGCCTGGCCGGCTGGGGTGACAACCTCGCCTCGATCACGACCGTCGTCAACACCATGGGCGGCACCTGGTTCGACGAGGACTGGAACGCCCAGGTCAACAAGGGCGGCTTCAAGAAGGCGGCCAACTTCTACGTCGATCTGGTCCGCGAGCACGGCGAGGCGGGCGCGGCGACGTTCAGCTTCCCGCAGTGCCTCAACGCCATGCAGCAGGGCAAGGTCGCGATGTGGTACGACGCCACCTCCGGCGCCGGGTCGCTCGAAGCGGCCGAGTCGCCGGTCAAGGGCAAGGTCGGCTACGTCGCCGCCCCGCACGACCAGACCCAGAACGCCGGCTGGCTCTACACCTGGGCCTGGGCGATCCAGAAGGCCTCGCGCCACCAGGAGGACGCCAAGGAGTTCGTCGCCTGGGCCTCCAGCAAGGAGTACGAGGAGCTGGTGATGGCCGACACCGAGCACGACACCGGCGGGCCGACCAACGTCCCCGCGGGCAAGCGCGCCTCGACCTATGAGAACCCCGAGTACCTCGAGGTGGCGGGCTCCTTCGCGACCCCGACCATGAACGCGATCAAGAACGCCCAGGCCGACAACCCCGGCGTCCAGAAGCGGCCCTACAACGGCATCCAGTTCGTCGGGGTCCCCAGCTTCACCGACTTCGGCACCGAGTGCGCCAAGCAGCTCTCCAGCGCCATCTCGGGCTCGAAGACCACCGACGCGGCGCTCGACCGCTGTCAGTCGCTCGCCCAGGAGTACGGCGACGTCCAGAAGGAGAAGCAGTGA
- a CDS encoding carbohydrate ABC transporter permease: MASVTAPLPTTAEPTVTRPPAAYKKWGRESWKLRAPLLPALVFLIVVTQLPFVATLVMSFMNWSAQPDAEGRSFAGFDNFKTVFTTPAYRTAVLNTIEMTVVVVGVSALLALGIALLLNHAFIGRGVVRTMMIAPFLIVPIAAAVFWGNGILMTGFGLVDGVLGQLGVPGAQDIAFLTDHPKLAIEIELIWQWTPFMMLILLAGLQSQDPEVLEAASIDGCNGWQTFVHMTLPHVRRYLELSIVLGTIFIVQNFDSVLGMTGGLNSTNIPFAVYETFYSAKDYGVASALGVVVVIGSLIIATFALRVVSSLLTDEEASR, from the coding sequence ATGGCCTCCGTGACCGCACCTCTACCCACGACAGCGGAGCCGACGGTGACCCGGCCGCCCGCGGCGTACAAGAAATGGGGCCGGGAGTCGTGGAAGCTGCGCGCGCCGCTGCTGCCCGCGCTGGTCTTCCTGATCGTGGTGACTCAGCTGCCGTTCGTGGCGACGCTGGTGATGTCGTTCATGAACTGGAGCGCGCAGCCAGACGCGGAAGGACGCAGCTTCGCCGGCTTCGACAACTTCAAGACCGTGTTCACGACGCCGGCCTACCGGACGGCGGTCCTCAACACGATCGAGATGACGGTGGTCGTCGTCGGGGTCAGCGCCCTGCTCGCCCTCGGGATCGCGCTGCTGCTCAACCACGCGTTCATCGGGCGCGGCGTGGTGCGCACGATGATGATCGCGCCGTTCCTGATCGTGCCGATCGCGGCGGCGGTCTTCTGGGGCAACGGCATCCTGATGACCGGGTTCGGCCTGGTCGACGGCGTGCTCGGGCAGCTCGGGGTTCCCGGCGCCCAGGACATCGCCTTCCTGACCGACCATCCCAAGCTCGCCATCGAGATCGAGCTGATCTGGCAGTGGACGCCGTTCATGATGCTGATCCTGCTCGCCGGACTGCAGTCGCAGGACCCCGAGGTCCTGGAGGCGGCCAGCATCGACGGCTGCAACGGCTGGCAGACGTTCGTGCACATGACGCTCCCCCACGTACGCCGCTATCTCGAGCTCTCGATCGTGCTCGGCACGATCTTCATCGTCCAGAACTTCGACTCGGTCCTGGGCATGACCGGCGGGCTGAACTCCACCAACATCCCGTTCGCCGTCTACGAGACGTTCTACTCCGCCAAGGACTACGGGGTCGCCTCAGCGCTGGGCGTCGTCGTGGTCATCGGCTCACTGATCATCGCGACCTTCGCACTCCGCGTGGTGTCGTCCCTGCTGACCGACGAGGAGGCAAGCCGATGA
- a CDS encoding carbohydrate ABC transporter permease, giving the protein MRTWNRQRVAKIVIPIAAWLVGIIFVIPILYMVLTSLHAPQDAQTYPPSWGAPLTLDNYGGLFTSANPITPALINSVITSVISTLLVLALAIPAAYSLSIRPVKKWSDAMFFFLSTKMLPMVAGILPIYLFTTQVIKMPDNVIILILLYTAMNLPIAVWMMRSFLAEVPPAIIEAASIDGASTFRILTRIVAPISMPGVAATSLICFIFAWNEQLYAKVLTSVAAQTGPVFVNTLIQTEHAYLAELAAGATLISLPVLIAGFAAQDKLVQGLSLGAVK; this is encoded by the coding sequence ATGAGAACCTGGAACCGGCAACGGGTGGCGAAGATCGTCATCCCGATCGCAGCGTGGCTGGTCGGCATCATCTTCGTGATCCCGATCCTCTACATGGTCCTGACCTCGCTGCACGCACCGCAGGACGCCCAGACCTACCCGCCGAGCTGGGGTGCCCCGCTGACGCTGGACAACTACGGCGGCCTGTTCACCTCGGCGAACCCGATCACCCCGGCGCTGATCAACTCGGTGATCACCAGCGTGATCTCGACGCTGCTCGTGCTCGCCCTGGCGATCCCCGCGGCGTACTCGCTCTCGATCAGGCCCGTGAAGAAGTGGTCGGACGCGATGTTCTTCTTCCTGTCGACGAAGATGCTGCCGATGGTCGCGGGCATCCTGCCGATCTACCTGTTCACGACCCAGGTGATCAAGATGCCCGACAACGTGATCATCCTGATCCTGCTCTACACCGCGATGAACCTGCCGATCGCCGTCTGGATGATGCGCTCGTTCCTGGCCGAGGTGCCGCCCGCGATCATCGAGGCCGCCTCGATCGACGGCGCGAGCACGTTCCGGATCCTGACCCGCATCGTCGCGCCGATCTCGATGCCCGGCGTCGCGGCCACGTCGCTGATCTGCTTCATCTTCGCGTGGAACGAGCAGCTCTACGCCAAGGTGCTGACCTCGGTCGCCGCGCAGACGGGTCCGGTCTTCGTGAACACGCTGATCCAGACCGAGCACGCCTACCTCGCCGAGCTGGCCGCCGGGGCGACGCTGATCTCCCTGCCCGTGCTCATCGCCGGCTTCGCCGCCCAGGACAAGCTGGTCCAAGGTCTCTCCCTGGGGGCCGTCAAGTGA
- a CDS encoding mannitol dehydrogenase family protein: MTYPRLTTARLGELSASVAVPAYDRSAVTPGIVHLGVGGFHRAHQARYVDDLLASGITDWGIVGVGLMPQDVRMRDALAAQEHLYTLMERAPDGGVHGRVIGSIIDYLFAPDSPTDVLDLLADPRIRIVSLTITEGGYHVNQATGGFDASDPAIQADLEAGAAPSTAFGYVVEALARRRAAGVAPFTVMSCDNIAGNGEVARAMMSAFASLRDPELGDWIASEVAFPSSMVDRITPATTDADVEEVGWRFGIGDAWPVVSEPFSQWVLEDHFPQGRPPFERAGVEMVPDVEPYELMKLRLLNASHQALCYLGYLSGYRYAHEVCTDPLFVDFLLGYMSQEGTPTLPQVPGVDLEGYRRELISRFANPHIRDTLARLCAESSDRIPKWLVPVITAQLGRGGSVRRSALVVASWARYAEGVDEQGAPIDIVDRRRADVMARAIAQRADPLAFLRDPDLFGDLVDSPEFTEPYAEALASLHAVGARKTLEVWEG; encoded by the coding sequence GTGACCTATCCGCGACTCACGACAGCCAGGCTCGGCGAACTGTCTGCGTCCGTTGCCGTCCCCGCCTACGACCGGTCCGCCGTCACCCCCGGGATCGTGCATCTCGGGGTCGGTGGCTTCCACCGCGCCCACCAGGCGCGGTATGTCGACGACCTGCTCGCCTCGGGCATCACCGACTGGGGCATCGTCGGGGTGGGGCTGATGCCCCAGGACGTACGCATGCGGGACGCTCTCGCCGCACAGGAGCACCTCTACACGCTCATGGAGCGGGCACCGGACGGCGGCGTGCACGGCCGGGTGATCGGCTCGATCATCGACTACCTGTTCGCCCCCGACTCCCCTACGGACGTGCTCGACCTGCTCGCCGACCCGCGGATCCGGATCGTCTCGCTGACCATCACCGAGGGCGGCTACCACGTCAATCAGGCGACCGGCGGCTTCGACGCCTCCGATCCGGCCATCCAGGCGGACCTGGAGGCGGGGGCGGCGCCGTCCACGGCGTTCGGCTATGTCGTGGAGGCGCTGGCTCGCCGCCGCGCCGCCGGCGTGGCTCCGTTCACGGTGATGTCGTGCGACAACATCGCCGGCAACGGCGAGGTCGCCCGCGCGATGATGTCGGCGTTCGCGTCCCTGCGCGACCCGGAGCTGGGCGACTGGATCGCGTCCGAGGTGGCTTTCCCGAGCTCGATGGTGGACCGGATCACCCCGGCGACCACGGACGCCGACGTCGAGGAGGTCGGCTGGCGGTTCGGGATCGGAGACGCCTGGCCAGTGGTCAGCGAGCCGTTCTCCCAGTGGGTGCTCGAGGACCACTTCCCGCAGGGACGGCCCCCGTTCGAGCGGGCCGGGGTCGAGATGGTGCCCGATGTCGAGCCGTACGAGCTGATGAAGCTGCGGCTCCTCAACGCCAGCCACCAGGCGCTGTGCTACCTCGGCTACCTCTCGGGTTACCGCTACGCCCATGAGGTCTGCACCGACCCGCTCTTCGTCGACTTCCTGCTCGGCTACATGTCGCAGGAGGGCACCCCGACGCTGCCGCAGGTGCCCGGCGTGGACCTGGAGGGCTACCGGCGCGAGCTGATCTCCCGCTTCGCCAACCCCCACATCCGCGACACCCTGGCCCGGCTGTGCGCGGAGAGCTCCGACCGGATCCCGAAGTGGCTGGTGCCGGTCATCACCGCTCAGCTGGGGCGTGGCGGGTCGGTTCGCCGTTCGGCACTCGTCGTCGCCTCCTGGGCCCGCTACGCCGAGGGCGTCGACGAGCAGGGCGCGCCGATCGACATCGTCGACCGGCGCCGGGCCGACGTGATGGCCCGGGCGATCGCCCAGCGCGCGGACCCGCTCGCCTTCCTTCGCGACCCCGACCTCTTCGGCGACCTCGTCGACTCACCTGAGTTCACCGAGCCGTACGCCGAGGCGCTGGCGTCCCTGCACGCGGTCGGTGCGCGGAAGACTCTCGAGGTCTGGGAGGGCTGA
- a CDS encoding Rne/Rng family ribonuclease has product MADETTVENTENGAETPQTPVTDTNAAETTAESTPAKKTAAKKTTRKRTTKKAAAAPAETVEAVEVPAEETAETGETAEAPAKKTAAKKTTRKRTTKKAAAPAPAEVETTDVAETTEITETPAEAPAEAVEAPAKKTAAKKTTAKKTTARKTAAKKAAAPVVETPAPVETPAEEVADETVEETEAEQAGPAAPAVLFQAPTKTTTRRRTRKTAEPKPVEEPLEAAAEAPAEDAPQAAEPAAEATKEEAPARTRRRNVRNAAPAEEKADEEESTEVEATDVESDTDTDTSSDTESDESSADDGEGGGNGRRRRRRGGRRRRKGANGDAEGSDSTETEDKSEESEGEGDEKDADADQQGEGGSSSRRRRRRRRAGEASGEAGDDPENTVTKVRQSRTGEDQITALSGSTRLEAKKQRRREGREAGRRRAPIVSEAEFLARRESVERVMVIREREDLTQIAVLEDKVLVEHYVARESQTSLIGNVYLGRVQNVLPSMEAAFIDIGKGRNAVLYAGEVNWASLGWKEGQPRKIESVLTSGQKVLVQVTKDPIGHKGARLTSQISLAGRFLVYVPDGTTSGISRKLPDTERNRLKTLLKEIVPDTAGVIVRTAAEGAAEEELTRDVERLKARWEDIEKRAGGNAPQLLYGEPDLTLKVVRDLFTEDFAKLVISGDSSWETVKDYVQSVAPDLEERVEKYDGEADAFAAYRIDEQIAKGLDRKVWLPSGGSLIIDRTEAMTVVDVNTGKFTGSGGNLEETVTKNNLEAAEEIVRQLRLRDIGGIIVVDFIDMVLESNRDLVLRRLVECLGRDRTRHQVAEVTSLGLVQMTRKRIGTGLLEAFSENCDACGGRGLVIHEHPVEAGKSSGVAPDEPRSRRRGGRGSRGKGRDEVGGEQRTEPAEESAKTPSPAEFAAMAGQAEKTEEPAAESVETPAEAVAPSEPEAVETPKVTTRTRSRRSRAASPEETSVAESAEVAEPAAAAESAETAPEQVEAPKVTTRTRSRRSKASTPAPEPVEAETPAEAVAEAPAVAPAEPEAPKVTTRTRTRRAATTGRPVLAAVVGSSTTEPKPAAEKPAPVAPPVEPEAAEPEAVEPEAAEVEATEPETTEPAVAAPEPVAAEPVDSKPKVVTRQRRGARREVVSTGEGAVMTATKPEAPVTSNGTASTPAPKVVTRTRGGASRDTTPSQDS; this is encoded by the coding sequence ATGGCCGACGAGACCACTGTCGAGAACACCGAGAACGGCGCTGAAACGCCGCAGACTCCGGTGACCGACACGAACGCCGCGGAAACCACCGCGGAATCCACTCCCGCGAAGAAGACCGCGGCGAAGAAGACCACGCGCAAGCGTACGACCAAGAAGGCTGCCGCGGCGCCGGCGGAGACCGTGGAGGCCGTGGAGGTCCCTGCCGAGGAGACCGCCGAGACGGGTGAGACCGCCGAGGCCCCCGCCAAGAAGACCGCGGCGAAGAAGACCACCCGGAAGCGTACGACCAAGAAGGCTGCCGCTCCGGCGCCGGCCGAGGTCGAGACCACCGACGTCGCCGAGACCACCGAGATTACCGAGACTCCGGCCGAGGCCCCCGCCGAGGCCGTCGAGGCTCCGGCCAAGAAGACGGCCGCGAAGAAGACCACCGCCAAGAAGACCACGGCGAGGAAGACGGCTGCCAAGAAGGCTGCCGCCCCGGTCGTCGAGACCCCCGCGCCCGTGGAGACCCCCGCGGAGGAGGTCGCCGACGAGACGGTCGAGGAGACCGAGGCCGAGCAGGCCGGTCCGGCGGCCCCGGCGGTCCTGTTCCAGGCGCCGACCAAGACCACCACCCGCCGGCGCACCCGCAAGACGGCCGAGCCGAAGCCGGTCGAGGAGCCGCTCGAGGCCGCCGCCGAGGCGCCCGCCGAGGACGCGCCGCAGGCCGCCGAGCCCGCCGCTGAGGCCACCAAGGAAGAGGCTCCGGCCCGGACCCGCAGGCGCAACGTACGCAACGCCGCCCCGGCCGAGGAGAAGGCTGACGAGGAGGAGTCGACCGAGGTCGAGGCCACCGACGTCGAGTCCGACACCGACACCGACACCAGCTCCGACACCGAGTCCGACGAGAGTTCGGCCGACGACGGTGAGGGCGGCGGCAACGGCCGTCGTCGTCGCCGCCGTGGCGGCCGCCGCCGTCGCAAGGGTGCCAACGGCGACGCCGAGGGCTCCGACTCGACCGAGACCGAAGACAAGTCCGAGGAGTCCGAGGGCGAGGGCGACGAGAAGGACGCCGACGCCGACCAGCAGGGCGAGGGCGGCAGCTCCTCGCGCCGTCGCCGTCGTCGCCGCCGCGCGGGCGAGGCCTCGGGTGAGGCCGGCGACGACCCGGAGAACACCGTCACCAAGGTCCGCCAGAGCCGCACCGGCGAGGACCAGATCACCGCGCTGTCGGGCTCGACCCGCCTGGAGGCGAAGAAGCAGCGCCGCCGCGAGGGCCGTGAGGCCGGCCGCCGTCGCGCCCCGATCGTGAGCGAGGCCGAGTTCCTGGCCCGCCGCGAGTCGGTCGAGCGCGTCATGGTGATCCGCGAGCGCGAGGACCTGACCCAGATCGCGGTGCTCGAGGACAAGGTCCTCGTGGAGCACTACGTCGCCCGCGAGAGCCAGACCAGCCTGATCGGCAACGTCTACCTCGGCCGCGTCCAGAACGTGCTCCCCTCGATGGAGGCCGCGTTCATCGACATCGGCAAGGGCCGCAACGCGGTCCTCTACGCCGGTGAGGTCAACTGGGCCTCGCTCGGCTGGAAGGAGGGCCAGCCCCGCAAGATCGAGTCGGTGCTGACCTCCGGCCAGAAGGTGCTCGTCCAGGTGACGAAGGACCCGATCGGCCACAAGGGCGCCCGCCTGACCTCGCAGATCTCGCTGGCCGGCCGATTCCTGGTCTACGTGCCCGACGGCACCACCTCCGGCATCTCCCGCAAGCTGCCCGACACCGAGCGCAACCGCCTCAAGACTCTCCTGAAGGAGATCGTCCCCGACACGGCCGGCGTGATCGTACGCACCGCCGCGGAGGGTGCCGCCGAGGAGGAGCTGACCCGCGACGTCGAGCGCCTCAAGGCCCGCTGGGAGGACATCGAGAAGCGTGCGGGCGGCAATGCCCCGCAGCTGCTCTACGGCGAGCCCGACCTCACCCTGAAGGTCGTCCGCGACCTGTTCACCGAGGACTTCGCCAAGCTGGTCATCTCCGGTGACTCGTCGTGGGAGACCGTCAAGGACTACGTCCAGTCGGTGGCCCCCGACCTCGAGGAGCGCGTGGAGAAGTACGACGGTGAGGCCGACGCCTTCGCCGCGTACCGCATCGACGAGCAGATCGCGAAGGGCCTGGACCGCAAGGTCTGGCTGCCCTCCGGCGGCTCGCTGATCATCGACCGCACCGAGGCGATGACTGTCGTCGACGTCAACACCGGCAAGTTCACCGGCTCCGGCGGCAACCTGGAGGAGACGGTCACCAAGAACAACCTCGAGGCTGCGGAGGAGATCGTTCGCCAGCTCCGGTTGCGCGACATCGGCGGCATCATCGTCGTCGACTTCATCGACATGGTCCTCGAGTCCAACCGTGACCTGGTGCTGCGTCGCCTGGTCGAGTGCCTGGGCCGCGACCGCACGCGTCACCAGGTCGCCGAGGTCACCTCGCTGGGTCTGGTGCAGATGACGCGTAAGCGGATCGGCACCGGCCTGCTCGAGGCGTTCTCGGAGAACTGCGACGCCTGCGGCGGCCGTGGCCTCGTGATCCACGAGCATCCGGTCGAGGCCGGCAAGTCCTCCGGCGTCGCCCCCGACGAGCCGCGCTCGCGCCGCCGTGGCGGTCGCGGTAGCCGTGGCAAGGGCCGCGACGAGGTCGGTGGCGAGCAGCGCACCGAGCCTGCCGAGGAGTCGGCCAAGACGCCGTCGCCCGCCGAGTTCGCCGCGATGGCCGGACAGGCGGAGAAGACCGAGGAGCCGGCGGCCGAGTCCGTCGAGACTCCCGCGGAGGCGGTGGCCCCGAGCGAGCCCGAGGCCGTCGAGACCCCGAAGGTCACGACCCGCACCCGCTCGCGCCGGTCGAGGGCTGCGAGCCCCGAGGAGACCTCGGTGGCCGAGTCCGCCGAGGTAGCCGAGCCCGCCGCAGCCGCGGAGTCCGCCGAGACCGCCCCTGAGCAGGTCGAGGCGCCGAAGGTGACGACGCGGACGCGTTCGCGCCGGTCCAAGGCGTCGACCCCGGCGCCTGAGCCGGTCGAGGCCGAGACCCCGGCCGAGGCGGTCGCCGAGGCTCCCGCGGTGGCACCCGCCGAGCCGGAGGCTCCGAAGGTCACCACGCGCACCCGCACCCGTCGGGCCGCGACGACCGGCCGCCCGGTCCTGGCCGCGGTCGTCGGCAGCTCGACCACCGAGCCGAAGCCGGCGGCGGAGAAGCCCGCTCCCGTGGCCCCGCCGGTCGAGCCCGAGGCGGCCGAGCCCGAGGCAGTCGAGCCGGAGGCGGCCGAGGTCGAGGCCACCGAGCCCGAGACGACCGAGCCCGCGGTCGCCGCTCCCGAGCCGGTCGCGGCCGAGCCGGTCGACTCCAAGCCGAAGGTGGTCACCCGGCAGCGCCGCGGCGCCCGCCGCGAGGTCGTGAGCACCGGCGAGGGCGCGGTGATGACCGCGACCAAGCCCGAGGCGCCGGTGACGAGCAACGGCACCGCGTCCACCCCGGCGCCGAAGGTCGTGACCCGCACCCGTGGTGGCGCCAGCCGCGACACCACGCCGTCCCAGGACAGCTGA
- a CDS encoding winged helix DNA-binding domain-containing protein — protein MRTVTDRERRARLARRHGLAPDHRYADVAAATEAMTAWHATEAATVHLALHARVRDLHVEDVERALYEERSLVKQLAMRRTLFAFPRDLVAAAWGSASARVAAQEEKNLHKWLTAGGIDEDQDGWIEKAFAATLAALADGEPRTTTQLRELVPELDVRFRMGAPGKKWGGEFAIGRWVIGTLAAQGRLMRATNLGHWRLNKPTWTLAESWLEAMPTPLAPAEGYAELVRRWLWTFGPGTEADLVWWLGSTKSAVRAALAAVEAIAVGLEGGGTGWVLPDDPIAVSPEPEVEPWAALLPTLDPTVMGWRERGFYLDAEDVAYLFDSNGNAGNTAWWDGRIVGAWAQDDDGRVHPIVRHDIAEDGRAALATEAERLTEWLDGVVIVNVYKSRQMKEATLP, from the coding sequence ATGAGAACAGTCACCGACCGTGAGCGCCGGGCGAGGCTGGCCAGGCGGCACGGGCTCGCCCCCGACCACAGGTACGCCGACGTGGCCGCCGCGACGGAGGCGATGACCGCCTGGCATGCGACCGAGGCGGCGACCGTCCACCTCGCGCTGCACGCGCGCGTCCGCGACCTCCACGTCGAGGACGTCGAGCGTGCGCTCTACGAGGAGCGGTCGCTGGTCAAGCAGCTGGCGATGCGGCGCACCCTCTTCGCCTTCCCGCGCGACCTGGTCGCCGCGGCCTGGGGGAGTGCCTCGGCCCGGGTCGCCGCCCAGGAGGAGAAGAACCTCCACAAGTGGCTGACGGCGGGCGGCATCGACGAGGACCAGGACGGCTGGATCGAGAAGGCGTTCGCGGCCACGCTCGCAGCGCTGGCCGACGGCGAGCCGCGGACCACGACGCAGCTGCGCGAGCTGGTTCCCGAGCTCGACGTCCGCTTCCGGATGGGCGCTCCCGGCAAGAAGTGGGGCGGCGAGTTCGCCATCGGGCGGTGGGTGATCGGCACCCTCGCCGCGCAGGGGCGGCTGATGCGGGCGACCAACCTTGGACACTGGCGGCTGAACAAGCCGACGTGGACGCTCGCCGAGTCGTGGCTCGAGGCGATGCCGACCCCGCTCGCCCCGGCGGAGGGCTATGCCGAGCTCGTCCGTCGCTGGCTGTGGACCTTCGGGCCCGGCACCGAGGCCGACCTGGTCTGGTGGCTCGGGTCCACGAAGTCGGCGGTGCGGGCGGCGCTCGCCGCGGTGGAGGCGATCGCGGTCGGGCTCGAGGGCGGAGGCACCGGCTGGGTGCTGCCCGACGACCCGATCGCCGTCTCGCCGGAGCCCGAGGTCGAGCCGTGGGCAGCGCTGCTGCCGACCCTCGATCCCACCGTCATGGGCTGGAGGGAACGCGGGTTCTACCTGGACGCGGAGGACGTGGCGTACCTCTTCGACTCCAACGGCAACGCCGGCAACACCGCCTGGTGGGACGGCCGGATCGTCGGGGCCTGGGCGCAGGACGACGACGGCCGCGTGCACCCGATCGTGCGCCACGACATCGCGGAGGACGGCCGGGCGGCGCTGGCGACCGAGGCGGAGCGACTCACCGAGTGGCTCGACGGTGTGGTGATCGTGAACGTCTACAAGTCGCGCCAGATGAAAGAAGCGACCCTTCCCTGA
- a CDS encoding TIGR03936 family radical SAM-associated protein, with amino-acid sequence MIDSVRQQPEQQAPPVQRLRIRYAKRGRLRFTSHRDFSRAFERAVARARIPVAYSSGFNPHPRISYAGAAPTGAASEAEYVELALREIVDPAATKGALDEVMPDGLDLLDVVDTATSPKGALADLLTGSEWIIDLPTSPEEAAAAVEAFLGAEEVIVERMTKKGMREFDARGAVVRLSSAPREGGSRLELLLKHGTPSVRPDDVVTGLERIGGLKVGPDHGGLPLLTRLTQGIFDEESGTIGDPLH; translated from the coding sequence ATAATCGACTCCGTGCGTCAACAGCCCGAACAGCAGGCCCCGCCGGTCCAGCGCCTCCGCATCCGCTACGCCAAGCGCGGCAGGCTCCGGTTCACCAGCCACCGCGACTTCAGCCGCGCCTTCGAGCGCGCGGTCGCCCGCGCCCGGATCCCGGTGGCCTACTCCTCGGGCTTCAACCCGCATCCGCGGATCTCCTACGCCGGGGCGGCTCCGACGGGGGCGGCGAGCGAGGCCGAGTACGTGGAGCTCGCGCTGCGCGAGATCGTCGACCCGGCTGCCACCAAGGGTGCCCTGGACGAGGTCATGCCCGACGGCCTCGACCTGCTCGACGTCGTCGACACCGCCACCTCGCCCAAGGGTGCGCTGGCCGACCTGCTCACCGGCAGCGAGTGGATCATCGACCTCCCGACGTCGCCCGAGGAGGCGGCCGCGGCGGTCGAGGCGTTCCTCGGCGCCGAGGAGGTCATCGTGGAGCGGATGACCAAGAAGGGCATGCGCGAGTTCGACGCGCGAGGCGCGGTCGTACGCCTCTCCTCGGCGCCGCGCGAGGGCGGCTCGCGTCTGGAGCTGCTGCTCAAGCACGGCACCCCGTCCGTACGTCCCGACGACGTCGTCACCGGGCTGGAGCGCATCGGTGGGCTGAAGGTCGGTCCCGACCATGGCGGACTGCCGCTCCTGACCCGGCTCACCCAGGGCATCTTCGACGAGGAATCCGGCACGATCGGCGACCCGCTGCACTAG